ACCAGAACTCGCTGTACTACGCGCTGGAGCAGTCGCGGCCGGACGAGGTGTACAACCTGGCCGCGCAGTCGTTCGTGCAGACTTCGTGGACGCAGCCCGTGCTCACCGGCGACGTCACCGCGCTGGGGGTTACGCGGATGCTGGAGGCGATTCGCATCTTCGACCGCAAGATCCGGTTCTACCAGGCGTCGTCCAGCGAGATGTTCGGCAAGGTGCAGGAGGTGCCGCAGGTGGAGAGCACCCCCTTCTACCCGCGCTCGCCGTACGGCGTGGCCAAGGTGTACGGGCACTGGGCCACCGTAAACTACCGCGAGAGCTACGGCATCTTCGCGGTGAGCGGCATCCTGTTCAACCACGAGTCGCCGCGGCGCGGGCTGGAGTTCGTGACGCGCAAGGTGACCGACGCCGCCGCCCGCATCAAGCACGGGCTCGACGACAAGCTGCGCCTGGGCAACCTGGACGCCCGGCGCGATTGGGGCTTCGCCGGCGACTACGTGAAGGCGATGTGGCTGATGCTGCAGCAGGAGGAGCCGCGCGACTACGTGGTGGCCACCGGCGAGACGTACTCGGTGCAGGACCTGGTCTCAACCGCCTTCGAGCACGCGGGGCTGGACTGGCGCGAGCACGTGGTGCTGGACGAGCGCTTCGTGCGCCCCGCGGAGGTGGACCTGCTGATCGGGAGCCCCGCCAAGGCGAAGGCGGAGATGGGGTGGGAGCCGGAGGTCGGGTTCCGCCAGCTCGTGACGATGATGGTGGACGCGGACCTGGAGCGGCTGGCGCGCCGGTGAGGGCGCTGGTCACGGGGGCGGGCGGATTCGTGGGGAGCTACCTCGTCCGCTCGCTGGTGGCGGACGGGGTGGAGGTGTTCGCGGGTTCGCTGGAAGGCACGCCCCCGTCCGGTGACCCGGCGGGGGCGCGCTGGCTTGCGCTGGACGTGACCGACGCCGCTTCCATCGCAGCGGCGGTGGCCGAGGCGCGCCCGGAGGCCGTCTTCCACCTGGCGGGGCAGGCCAGCGTCGCCAACTCCTTCGGCGACCCGGTGGGGACTTGGGACGCAAACGCCACCGGCACGCTGCGGCTGGTGGAGGCGCTCGCCGCGGGGACGCGGATGGTGCTGGCCGGCTCGGCCGAGGTGTACGGCGCCGTTCCGGAGGCGGAGCAGCCGATAAGCGAGGTGCGGCCGCTGCGCCCCGCCAACCCGTACGCCGCATCCAAGGCCGCGGCGGAGATGGCGTGCGTGGGCGTCGCCGCCATGCGCGGGGTGGAGGCGGTGGTGGCGCGCTCCTTCAACCACACGGGGCCCGGGCACGACCCGCGCTTCGCCCTGCCGAGCTGGGCGCGGCAGATCGCCGCCATCCGCGCGGGCTCTGCCGACCCGGTGCTGCGCGTGGGGAACCTGGAGGCGCGGCGCGACCTGCTGGACGTGCGCGACGTGGTGCGCGCCTACCGCCGCCTGGCCGAGGCCGGGGTCCCCGCCACCGCCTACAACGTGTGCTCCGGCGCCGCGTCATCGATGCGCGAGGTGCTGGACGCGCTGGTGGAGATCTCCGGCGCGGAGGTGCGGGTGGAGGTGGACCCGGAGCGCGTGAGGCCGGTGGACGTCCCCCTGCTGCTGGGCGACGGATCGCGGCTGCGGGCGCTGGGCTGGACGCCGGAGATCCCCCTGCGCCGCACGCTGGGCGACCTTCTCGCCGCGGAGGAAGAGCGCGCGGGGACGGCGCGGTGACGGGCACCGTCTACCTGGTGGGCGCCGGGCCGGGCGACCCGGGGCTGCTCACGCTGCGCGCCGCCGAGCTGCTGGCGCGCGCGGACGTGCTGGTGTACGACGCGCTGGTGTCGCCCGCCATCGTGGAGCGCGCCGCCCGCGCCGAGCGCGTGTACGTGGGAAAGCGCGGGGGCGAGCACACGCGCACGCAGGACGAGATCAACCAGGTGCTCGTGGAGCTGGCGGGGCGCCACCGCACGGTCGTCCGCCTGAAGGGGGGCGACCCGTTCGTCTTTGGGCGGGGCGGGGAGGAGGGGATCGTGCTGCGCGCGGCCGGGGTGCCGTTCGAGGTGGTGCCGGGGATTACCTCCGGCATTGCGGGCCCCGCGTACGCCGGCATTCCCGTGACGCACCGGGGCGTCGCCGCGTCGGTGGCGCTGGTGACGGGGCACGAGGACCCCACCAAGGACGACACCGACCTGGACTGGGCGCACCTGGCGCGCGGCGTGGGGACGCTGGTCTTCTACATGGGCGTTGGGAAGATGGCGGACAACTTCGCCCGCCTGATGGAGGGCGGCCGCTCGCCCGACACGCCCGCCGCCGCCGTGGAGTGGGGGACGTACCCGCGCCAGCGCACCGTGAGCGGGACGCTCGCGACCCTCCCCGCGCTGGTGCGCGAGGCGGGGATCGGCGCGCCTTCCGTGGTGGTGGTCGGCGAGGTGGTGGCGCTGCGCGACGAGCTGGCGTGGTTCGACCGCCGTCCGCTTTCCGGCAGGCGCATCGTGGTGACGAGGGCGCGCGCGCAGGCTAGCGACTTCGCCGCGGAGCTGGAGGCGCTGGGCGCGGAGGTGATCCAGTTCCCCACCATCCGCATCGAGGCCGCGCCGGATGTGGATGCGCTGTGCCGGGGCGCGGCCGGGGTGGCGGAGTTCGATTGGGTCGTCTTCACCAGCGCCAACGGGGTGGAGCACTTCTGGGCGGCGCTGGAGCAGCAGGGGCTCGACTCGCGCGCACTGGGCGGCGTCCGCGTGTGCGCCCTCGGCCCCGCGACGGCGGCCGAGCTGGCGCGCCGCGGCGTGCGCGCGGACCTGGTGCCCGAGGAGTACGTGGCCGAAGCGACGGTGGAGGCGCTCGCCGCGGCCGTGGAGCTGCGCGGCGCCCGTATCCTGCTGCCGCGGGCCGAGGTGGCGCGCGCGGTGCTGCCGGACTCCCTGCGCGAGCGCGGCGCGGAGGTGGTGGAGGTGGCCGCGTACCGTACCGTGCAGGACGGCGCGGGCGCGAACGAGGTCAAGCGCCGCATCGCCGCGGGCGAGGTGGACCTGGTGACTTTTACCGCGAGCTCCACGGTGCACAACTTCGCGGACCTGGTGGGGGCGGACACGGGCGGGGCGGCGGTGGCATCCATCGGCCCCATCACCTCCGGCACGTTGAGCGAGCTGGGGATGCGGGTGGACGTGGAGGCGGCCGAGTACACGATTCCCGGGCTCCTCGAGGCGATCCGCGGGTTCTGGACGTGATGACAAGCATCCGAAAAGCCTCACACAGAGGGCACAGAGGGAAACGCGAAGGCACGGAGAACTTCTTGTGGTGCCCTCTTTCCGTGCCCTCTGTGTCTCTGTGTGAGGCCTGCTGTTCTTGAAGGGAGAAGAGATGCACGGGAGAAATACGGGACGAGCGTGGGTGTACGTGGTCGCTGGCGCGCTCCTGTTTTGGGGCGGCTCGCTCGCGGCACAGCCGGACGCGTGGGCCGCCGCCGCGGACACGGCGCCGAGCCAGGGCGCTACGCCGCCGCTGCCGGTGGACCACTGGGCGCACCGGGCGGCGGAGCGGGCGTGGGCACTGGGACTGGCCCCGAACTACGTCCCCGCGCAGCGCTCGGCGCCACGAGAGATGGTGGGCCGCGCCCTCCACGACGCGGTGGAGCTCGCGCGCGAGCGGTCCCCGGAAATGCTCGGCGTCGCCGAGGGCTGGATGGCTCGCTTCGTGGAGGAGTTCCCGGAGTACCGCCCCGCCGGCCGCCGATCGCCGCTGCTGGGCGGGCGCGCCGGGGTGGTGACGGAGCACGAGAGCGGGCGCCTGGAGCCCGCGTACGGTCACTTCGAGTTCCGCCGCGAGCCCTTCCTCCTCCCCGACCGCGA
The window above is part of the Longimicrobium sp. genome. Proteins encoded here:
- the gmd gene encoding GDP-mannose 4,6-dehydratase produces the protein MKTALITGITGQDGSYLAELLLEKGYKVFGLVRRSSTVTFERIQHIQDRIELLSGDLTDQNSLYYALEQSRPDEVYNLAAQSFVQTSWTQPVLTGDVTALGVTRMLEAIRIFDRKIRFYQASSSEMFGKVQEVPQVESTPFYPRSPYGVAKVYGHWATVNYRESYGIFAVSGILFNHESPRRGLEFVTRKVTDAAARIKHGLDDKLRLGNLDARRDWGFAGDYVKAMWLMLQQEEPRDYVVATGETYSVQDLVSTAFEHAGLDWREHVVLDERFVRPAEVDLLIGSPAKAKAEMGWEPEVGFRQLVTMMVDADLERLARR
- a CDS encoding GDP-mannose 4,6-dehydratase, with amino-acid sequence MRALVTGAGGFVGSYLVRSLVADGVEVFAGSLEGTPPSGDPAGARWLALDVTDAASIAAAVAEARPEAVFHLAGQASVANSFGDPVGTWDANATGTLRLVEALAAGTRMVLAGSAEVYGAVPEAEQPISEVRPLRPANPYAASKAAAEMACVGVAAMRGVEAVVARSFNHTGPGHDPRFALPSWARQIAAIRAGSADPVLRVGNLEARRDLLDVRDVVRAYRRLAEAGVPATAYNVCSGAASSMREVLDALVEISGAEVRVEVDPERVRPVDVPLLLGDGSRLRALGWTPEIPLRRTLGDLLAAEEERAGTAR
- the cobA gene encoding uroporphyrinogen-III C-methyltransferase, which gives rise to MTGTVYLVGAGPGDPGLLTLRAAELLARADVLVYDALVSPAIVERAARAERVYVGKRGGEHTRTQDEINQVLVELAGRHRTVVRLKGGDPFVFGRGGEEGIVLRAAGVPFEVVPGITSGIAGPAYAGIPVTHRGVAASVALVTGHEDPTKDDTDLDWAHLARGVGTLVFYMGVGKMADNFARLMEGGRSPDTPAAAVEWGTYPRQRTVSGTLATLPALVREAGIGAPSVVVVGEVVALRDELAWFDRRPLSGRRIVVTRARAQASDFAAELEALGAEVIQFPTIRIEAAPDVDALCRGAAGVAEFDWVVFTSANGVEHFWAALEQQGLDSRALGGVRVCALGPATAAELARRGVRADLVPEEYVAEATVEALAAAVELRGARILLPRAEVARAVLPDSLRERGAEVVEVAAYRTVQDGAGANEVKRRIAAGEVDLVTFTASSTVHNFADLVGADTGGAAVASIGPITSGTLSELGMRVDVEAAEYTIPGLLEAIRGFWT